GCGCTAACGTAGGGAAGGGGGGCAGGGGGGTTAGGTTTTTGGAGATTATCGGTTTCATCTAATACTTTTAAAACATCCTCTAAATTAAGGCTTTTGATTCAATGCCCATTTTAGCCATTGCCAAAGAGAATAAATTCCCTGAATATAGCGGACTCCTGGAGCTTTTGCAGCCGCCAATGCTTCCATAGAACGATGGGCAGCATATTGTAGTCCTAAAAATGTGTCTACGGGGGCGTAGGGACCGCCTAATGTGATAATTCCTGCCCCATATATGCGAGAACGATTATTTCGCAGTTTTTTGACTTCAAAGTTGTTTTCTACATGAAAACGTCCTTGTGGGTTTAGTTCTAAATCGTAATGCAGTATTAGGTCTTTTAAAAATGGACTTTCTAAAGGATTGGAAATCAATCCTGTACAGTCAATAACAAAATCAGCAGTTAGGGTTTTTTGACCTTTATTAGTGACTACATGAGTAATAACTTGACCTTGGGAATTACGTTCTAGTTTTGTGACGAAACCATAACGAATTTCATACCATTTCTGGGCTATTCCTTGACGAATAATGTCGCGCCATTGTTTACGACTGGCTGTGGTTGTTCCCCCCCAACCCTGTAATAATTCCCTTCGTCTTAACGGGTCAGCAGCTTCTAACATTGTCCGCATATCACCCCCCCAAGTTCCTTTTGGCCAGTTAAAAGGTTGAAATTCCCAATCATTTTCTACATAGCGTTTAGCTTGCTCAAATTGATTACCTTTGCGCGGTTCTCGGTTTAAATGAATTACCTGAATATTCCCTTGCATTTTTCGGGCTTCATACAACCTTTCTAATATTTGTGAAGCTACAATTCCCGACCCTCGAAGGACAATAGTACCGCCCTTTTTTTCTAATTGTTGGTAAATATGATCATGGGGTTCATAACCTTGAACTACTGTTTTGTAATTTCCTCTTTCTTCGGGATATTCTTGACGATATTGTTCTAGGTCTTCTAGTAATTTGATTGCTGGATAACCTGTGCAGAGATGGACATATTTAGCTAATAAAAATTGGTGATTTCCGTCTTCTTGATTGGAAGTGGAATAGGCAATACAATAACGCCCATCTTCCGTTTGTCGTAGACTGCGGATACTGCCATACTCTAACATTTTACCCCAACCAATGCGATCGCTCTCCCGGTCCATGGACTCAAATACATCTTTTCCACGAGGGGTGTAAGTATCTGCATAAACAGGTTCGGCAAAAACTTGCCACAAAAATCCTAAAGCTGCACCAACTTGTCCAGAAAAAAAGGCTCTCCAAACATCTCTTAAAGCATATCCTGGCCATCCCCAAATATTATCAGGACAGGAATCTGAACCAGAACGAATCCGTTTATGTCGGGGAATTTGACAATTTTTTAGTAGGCTTTCATAGCGCTTATAAGGTTTGTCTTGAACACTCAAAACTTTAATATTTTCTGGTTTAACTCCCGCAATTCTCAACATATCCACCCAAACAAAACTGCCCATTCCTCCCCCGCAGGCCACATATTCTGTTTCTCTGACTAAAATACCACTGCGATGAATAGCTTCTGGGGAAACCTTTTGTCCATTCCAAAAGTTGAGATTATAGGGAAAACCCGCAGGTTGACTAGGTACAGCATCGGGAGTTTGCTGTTCTAAAGCATCCGTATAAGGGTTAAAAATGATGGATGATTGAGAATCTGGTAATTTCCCCACCCTAGATACGGGAATAATCTCAGATTGGGGGTTAAAAATTGTGGAATTATTTTCCAGTACAACGGTAGCATTCTCATCCCCAGATGGAATGAGAATAACGGTAATGGTATGATTACCTATTCCCAGTCTATCCCCACTGTTTAAAGTCTGACGTTGATTAAGTAGCTTTTGACCGTTAACTTGAGTCCCATTGGCGCTCTTGTCTTCTACATAAAGCTCATTGTTGTCTAAGGTAATTTGAGCATGAAACCGAGAAATTTGCTTATTAGAGTCCAATAAAACTACAGGAGACACCGTTTCACCATTGAGGACGGCAGGAAGTTGAGTTATATCTCGTCCGATAGCTACCGGCAGGGTAAAAACCTGTTCTTCCTGCTCTTCTGTCAGTTTATTTTCGGAAATCAGCTTGATTTGCATGGTTTTGATGCTCCTATTTACACCTTAATATCTGATGGTCTGACTCGGTTTGAGTCAGTTGATAATATTAATACATCAATATTTTCCCCTATTTCCATAAAAATACCGAAAAAACCTTAAAAAAACTTTATTTTTTATTCCCTATTTCATAGATTAATCGCTACATATCCAGAGATGAAGATGCGGTAAGCTAACAAAAGCAGTTTTTAACCTCAGAACAATGACAGCAAATAGTCCCACGATTTTGGCTTTAGACTTTGAT
The window above is part of the Dolichospermum sp. DET69 genome. Proteins encoded here:
- a CDS encoding FHA domain-containing protein; the encoded protein is MQIKLISENKLTEEQEEQVFTLPVAIGRDITQLPAVLNGETVSPVVLLDSNKQISRFHAQITLDNNELYVEDKSANGTQVNGQKLLNQRQTLNSGDRLGIGNHTITVILIPSGDENATVVLENNSTIFNPQSEIIPVSRVGKLPDSQSSIIFNPYTDALEQQTPDAVPSQPAGFPYNLNFWNGQKVSPEAIHRSGILVRETEYVACGGGMGSFVWVDMLRIAGVKPENIKVLSVQDKPYKRYESLLKNCQIPRHKRIRSGSDSCPDNIWGWPGYALRDVWRAFFSGQVGAALGFLWQVFAEPVYADTYTPRGKDVFESMDRESDRIGWGKMLEYGSIRSLRQTEDGRYCIAYSTSNQEDGNHQFLLAKYVHLCTGYPAIKLLEDLEQYRQEYPEERGNYKTVVQGYEPHDHIYQQLEKKGGTIVLRGSGIVASQILERLYEARKMQGNIQVIHLNREPRKGNQFEQAKRYVENDWEFQPFNWPKGTWGGDMRTMLEAADPLRRRELLQGWGGTTTASRKQWRDIIRQGIAQKWYEIRYGFVTKLERNSQGQVITHVVTNKGQKTLTADFVIDCTGLISNPLESPFLKDLILHYDLELNPQGRFHVENNFEVKKLRNNRSRIYGAGIITLGGPYAPVDTFLGLQYAAHRSMEALAAAKAPGVRYIQGIYSLWQWLKWALNQKP